The Populus trichocarpa isolate Nisqually-1 chromosome 2, P.trichocarpa_v4.1, whole genome shotgun sequence genome has a window encoding:
- the LOC7483775 gene encoding calcium uniporter protein 4, mitochondrial — protein sequence MAFRKLFSKRAVTNDYRVASPAVALDHSSPIKSLTTPQNNAASKTKLFKEFLTGDSVDIGFFRRFLHRRAISQLPEFMSMPVGEKLREKLISGDRLHLDGLTPPEEIAGEANKFGISVENVKKILRFSLVEKLKAKLREIPRGSICYSEFVKICVDECGNEGQGVEFAKLLDQSGNVIVLGNIVFLRPEQVAISVENMISQTIAAPDDPRRKHLEHMEKLKVIIDQKARTQVRGELYCGLGFLMIQTLGFMRLTFWELNWDVMEPICFFVTSLHFAIAYGFFLRTSTEPSFEGYFQQRFKAKQKKLMKIHGFDVQKYNQLRKVFYPNLGYGLPQSEYYKPGHH from the exons ATGGCGTTTCGAAAATTATTTTCGAAGCGTGCTGTGACCAACGATTATAGAGTTGCATCGCCGGCAGTAGCTCTAGATCACTCATCACCAATCAAATCTCTTACAACACCACAAAATAATGCAGCATCCAAAACGAAACTATTTAAAGAGTTTCTCACTGGAGATTCCGTCGATATAGGGTTTTTCCGGCGTTTCCTTCACCGTAGAGCCATTAGCCAGTTACCCGAATTCATGTCCATGCCGGTGGGAGAGAAGTTAAGAGAAAAGCTCATTTCCGGTGACCGGCTCCACCTTGATGGTCTGACTCCTCCGGAAGAGATCGCTGGAGAGGCTAATAAGTTCGGGATTTCTGTTGAGAATGTGAAGAAGATCTTGAGGTTTTCTCTTGTGGAGAAGTTGAAGGCCAAACTTAGAGAGATTCCAAGAGGGTCGATTTGTTATTCGGAGTTTGTCAAAATTTGTGTTGATGAGTGTGGAAATGAAGGTCAAGGTGTTGAGTTTGCCAAGTTGCTTGATCAGTCCGGAAACGTCATCGTTTTAGGAAACATTGTGTTTCTCAGGCCTGAGCag GTAGCGATATCAGTGGAGAATATGATATCCCAGACCATTGCAGCTCCTGATGATCCGAGAAGAAAACACCTTGAGCATATGGAGAAACTAAAGGTGATAATCGATCAGAAGGCTAGAACCCAGGTCCGAGGAGAGCTTTATTGTGGGCTGGGCTTTCTAATGATCCAGACACTTGGGTTCATGAGGCTCACCTTCTGGGAACTTAACTGGGATGTCATGGAGCCGATATGTTTCTTCGTCACCTCCCTTCACTTCGCAATAGCCTATGGTTTCTTCCTGAGAACATCCACTGAGCCCTCTTTTGAAGGTTACTTCCAGCAACGCTTCAAGGCCAAACAAAAGAAACTCATGAAGATCCATGGTTTTGATGTCCAAAAATATAACCAACTTCGCAAAGTTTTTTACCCTAACCTTGGTTATGGTTTACCACAATCAGAATATTACAAACCCGGACACCATTAA